The following DNA comes from Polyodon spathula isolate WHYD16114869_AA unplaced genomic scaffold, ASM1765450v1 scaffolds_2708, whole genome shotgun sequence.
ACTAAAAAGGCACTTTTAGGAGATCAGAGGTTGGAGATCGGAGGTGAGGTGTAGCAAGTTTTCCGGTTGCTAGGTGAACATGGTGAGAGAGatccactgaaacacagagagagagagatagagagagagagtgaggagccGTCAGCATGAGTTCACAAGAACAAACACACAGACCCCGTGTTAAAGGGCAGGATCCTCCTCACCTGCATGAAGCTGAAAGAAACGACTCCATCTGCATCCGTGTCTAGAGTTTTAAATGTCTCtgcggagagagggagagacagacagtcagacagacagacaggcagacaagcagacagacggctaggcagacagacagacaaacaggcagacaggtagagagacagacagacaggaaggcaggcagagagacagacagacagccagtcAGACAGCCAGAGAGGCAGCCCCCTCACTTACTGAACATGGTCTCCAGGCGAATCAGGCAGGACACGAAGTTGTCAAAGTCGATGGCGAGGTCGGGCTCCGAGTAACGCAGGATAATGAGCTGGTGCAACCGTCTGGGC
Coding sequences within:
- the LOC121310866 gene encoding calpain-1 catalytic subunit-like, with protein sequence MSNPPPPGFKLPRRLHQLIILRYSEPDLAIDFDNFVSCLIRLETMFKTFKTLDTDADGVVSFSFMQWISLTMFT